The Vibrio agarivorans genome window below encodes:
- a CDS encoding AAA family ATPase: MAPIIISGGPGAGKTTLLNALGALGFATFPEGSRTLIEQQSQIEEGALPWTDLPAFAKLCLELMSEQKRLANQYKTAFVDRAIPDIIGYLKMGQCQVDEVYRLESADYHSQVFVCRPEASIYVQDDVRPHSYEEALEIHELLCEVYMELGFEVINVPWGSVEARVEFVKNQLWL, translated from the coding sequence ATGGCACCTATCATTATTTCTGGCGGGCCGGGCGCTGGCAAAACAACTCTGCTTAATGCGCTTGGCGCTCTCGGCTTTGCTACCTTTCCCGAAGGCTCTCGCACGCTTATTGAACAGCAATCACAGATCGAAGAAGGTGCTCTGCCTTGGACGGATCTACCCGCTTTTGCCAAGTTATGTCTTGAGTTGATGAGTGAGCAAAAGCGTCTTGCCAATCAGTATAAGACCGCTTTTGTTGACCGAGCCATTCCCGACATTATTGGTTATCTCAAGATGGGGCAATGTCAGGTAGATGAAGTTTATCGTTTAGAGAGCGCTGACTATCATTCACAAGTGTTTGTTTGTCGTCCTGAGGCGTCGATTTATGTACAAGATGACGTGCGTCCCCATAGTTATGAAGAAGCACTGGAAATCCATGAACTACTTTGTGAAGTATATATGGAGCTTGGGTTTGAGGTGATTAATGTACCTTGGGGGAGTGTTGAAGCGCGGGTTGAGTTTGTGAAAAACCAGCTCTGGCTTTAG
- the hslO gene encoding Hsp33 family molecular chaperone HslO has product MANNVLNRYLFEDLSVRGELVQLDDAYQQIISSKEYPAALKKLLGELVVSTTLLTATLKFEGSITIQLQGDGPVSLAVINGDHDQKVRGVARWEGDIADDAGLHDMMGKGYLVITIDPKKGERYQGVVGLEGENLTEVIENYFANSEQLKTRLWIRTGEHEGKPHAAGMLIQVMPDGTGTPDDFEHLEQLTNTVKDEELFSLESQELLYRLYNQEKVRLFEPQPVEFFCGCSRERSASAIITLDRAEVDDIIATEGSIALHCDYCGSNYSFDSAQVAELYADAQGGNGNNTIH; this is encoded by the coding sequence ATGGCAAACAATGTTTTAAATCGCTACCTATTTGAAGACCTTTCTGTACGTGGCGAGTTGGTACAATTGGATGATGCATACCAACAAATTATCTCCAGCAAGGAATACCCAGCAGCGCTGAAAAAGCTATTGGGTGAGCTCGTGGTTTCAACCACACTATTAACTGCAACTTTGAAGTTTGAAGGCTCTATTACTATCCAACTTCAAGGTGATGGCCCTGTTTCTCTTGCCGTCATCAACGGCGATCACGACCAAAAAGTTCGTGGTGTTGCTCGTTGGGAAGGCGATATTGCTGATGATGCTGGCCTGCACGACATGATGGGTAAGGGCTACCTAGTCATCACTATCGACCCGAAAAAAGGGGAGCGTTACCAAGGTGTCGTTGGTCTTGAAGGCGAGAACCTGACAGAAGTGATCGAAAACTACTTCGCCAACTCTGAGCAGCTAAAAACTCGTCTTTGGATTCGCACTGGTGAGCACGAAGGTAAACCACACGCAGCAGGTATGCTTATTCAAGTTATGCCAGATGGTACGGGCACACCAGATGACTTCGAGCACCTAGAGCAGCTAACCAACACGGTAAAAGACGAAGAGCTATTCTCTCTTGAATCTCAAGAGCTGCTTTACCGTCTCTACAACCAAGAGAAAGTACGCCTGTTCGAACCTCAACCTGTTGAGTTCTTCTGTGGTTGCTCACGTGAGCGCAGTGCTTCCGCTATCATCACGCTTGATCGCGCTGAGGTTGATGACATCATCGCTACCGAAGGCAGCATTGCTTTACACTGTGACTACTGTGGCAGCAATTACTCTTTCGATTCTGCGCAAGTTGCAGAACTCTATGCTGATGCGCAAGGTGGAAACGGCAACAACACCATCCATTAA
- a CDS encoding DUF2959 domain-containing protein, protein MRYLIAAVITLMTLTGCSSTYYAAMEQVGYHKRDIMVDRVEDAKDSQQEAQQEFTSALEALSALTNFNGGELETVYKDINSRYEASEAAAQDVRERIEAIEDVSDALFEEWQQELELYSNDKLRRSSEQKLRDTKASYQTMLAAMWKAEQKMTPVLDTLRDNTLYLKHNLNASAVGSLQGEFMSLESDIELAIEQMNAAIAESDKFLQTLSQ, encoded by the coding sequence ATGCGCTATCTCATTGCCGCTGTGATCACATTGATGACACTGACTGGCTGCTCATCCACCTACTATGCTGCTATGGAACAAGTGGGCTATCACAAGCGAGACATTATGGTTGACCGAGTGGAAGATGCCAAAGATTCTCAGCAAGAGGCTCAACAAGAGTTCACCAGTGCACTTGAGGCGCTTTCAGCGTTAACCAATTTTAATGGCGGTGAGCTGGAAACGGTCTATAAAGATATCAATAGCCGTTACGAAGCCAGCGAAGCGGCTGCGCAAGATGTGAGAGAGCGAATTGAAGCGATTGAGGATGTCTCTGATGCATTGTTCGAGGAGTGGCAGCAAGAGCTAGAACTTTATAGCAACGACAAATTGCGCCGCTCAAGCGAACAAAAACTACGAGATACCAAGGCTTCCTACCAAACCATGCTAGCGGCAATGTGGAAAGCTGAGCAGAAAATGACGCCTGTCCTCGATACGCTGCGAGACAATACGCTGTATCTAAAACACAATCTGAATGCGAGTGCTGTTGGCTCTCTTCAAGGCGAGTTTATGAGCTTAGAGAGTGATATTGAACTGGCGATCGAGCAGATGAATGCCGCGATTGCTGAGTCGGATAAGTTTTTGCAGACGTTGAGTCAGTAG
- a CDS encoding bifunctional GNAT family N-acetyltransferase/hotdog fold thioesterase, producing MFKLITPKTENQWNKYYQFRWQMLREPWRMPVGSERDEFDTMSYHRMITDSRGRPMAIGRLYITPDSEGQIRFMAVKQNRRSKGLGSLVLVALESLARQEGAKRLVCNAREDAIAFYEKNGFELRGELSNERGPVRHQQMVKPLDPMANVLRKPEWCQELQQRWEQQIPISDKMGIKINQYTGYQFECCAQLNPNLNPHNTMFAGSAFTLATLTGWGMTWLLMKERNLMADIVLADSQIRYRHPVTENPVAQTSLDGISGDLDRLATGRKARIVISVIIYSGNTPSVEFVGTYMLLPNYQETLA from the coding sequence ATGTTCAAACTTATTACGCCAAAAACCGAGAATCAGTGGAACAAGTATTATCAGTTCCGTTGGCAAATGCTACGTGAGCCGTGGCGTATGCCGGTAGGCTCAGAGCGTGATGAGTTTGATACCATGAGTTATCACCGCATGATCACCGATAGCCGTGGCCGTCCAATGGCGATAGGGCGTTTGTATATTACGCCAGATAGCGAGGGCCAGATCCGTTTTATGGCGGTGAAACAGAATCGCCGCAGCAAGGGCTTGGGCTCTTTGGTGCTGGTGGCATTGGAATCATTAGCTCGCCAAGAGGGCGCAAAACGTTTGGTGTGTAATGCGCGTGAAGATGCGATTGCTTTCTACGAGAAAAACGGTTTTGAATTGCGCGGTGAGCTTAGCAATGAGCGCGGCCCAGTGCGTCACCAACAGATGGTCAAGCCGCTAGACCCAATGGCGAATGTTCTGCGCAAACCGGAGTGGTGCCAAGAACTGCAACAGCGCTGGGAGCAACAAATCCCGATCAGCGACAAGATGGGCATTAAAATAAACCAGTATACGGGCTATCAGTTTGAGTGCTGCGCTCAATTAAACCCAAACCTTAACCCGCATAACACCATGTTTGCTGGCTCGGCATTCACCCTAGCGACGCTAACGGGTTGGGGGATGACTTGGCTACTGATGAAAGAGCGTAACTTGATGGCGGACATCGTGTTGGCGGATAGCCAAATTCGTTATCGTCATCCAGTGACGGAAAACCCAGTCGCACAAACCTCGCTTGATGGTATTTCGGGAGATTTAGACAGGCTCGCCACGGGTCGCAAGGCGCGTATTGTTATCAGCGTGATTATTTATAGTGGCAATACGCCGTCTGTGGAGTTTGTGGGTACTTACATGTTGTTGCCGAATTATCAGGAGACTTTGGCCTAG
- the dtd gene encoding D-aminoacyl-tRNA deacylase codes for MIALIQRVSEAAVRVDGEVVGEIEKGLLVLLGVEKGDDEAKAKRLMERVTTYRVFEDDAGKMNLNVQQVEGKVLVVSQFTLPADTKKGTRAGFSRGADPVDAERLYDYFADQCELVLPTERGRFAQDMKVSLINDGPVTFWLQV; via the coding sequence GTGATAGCCCTGATCCAGAGAGTAAGTGAGGCCGCAGTTCGAGTTGACGGTGAAGTGGTAGGTGAAATCGAGAAAGGCTTGTTGGTTTTACTTGGTGTCGAAAAAGGGGACGACGAGGCCAAAGCCAAGCGCTTGATGGAGCGAGTGACCACTTACCGTGTGTTTGAAGATGACGCAGGTAAGATGAACCTAAACGTTCAGCAAGTGGAAGGCAAAGTGTTAGTGGTCTCGCAATTCACACTGCCTGCAGATACCAAGAAAGGCACGCGCGCAGGTTTCTCTCGTGGTGCTGATCCAGTGGATGCTGAACGCTTGTACGACTACTTTGCTGACCAATGTGAGTTAGTATTACCGACAGAGCGCGGTCGATTTGCGCAAGATATGAAAGTGTCGCTGATCAATGATGGTCCGGTGACATTCTGGCTACAGGTGTAG
- the typA gene encoding translational GTPase TypA encodes MATPQIDKLRNIAIIAHVDHGKTTLVDKLLQQSGTLESRGEVEERVMDSNDIEKERGITILAKNTAINWNDYRINIVDTPGHADFGGEVERIMSMVDCVLLIVDAVDGPMPQTRFVTQKAFAHGLKPIVVINKIDRPGARPEWVMDQVFDLFDNLGATDEQLDFQVVYASALNGWATREEGEEGENMEPLFQTIVDEVAAPDVDLDGPLQMQISQLDYSSYLGVIGVGRVTRGTIKPNQQVTVVGADGKTRNGKVGTVQGYLGLERHDVDQAAAGDIIAITGLGELKISDTVCAQGDVEALPPLSVDEPTVTMTFQVNTSPFAGKEGKYVTSRNILERLEKELVHNVALRVEQTDDPDKFRVSGRGELHLSILIENMRREGFELAVSRPEVIIKEVDGQLMEPFETVTIDVLEEHQGGIMENIGLRKGELKDMAPDGKGRVRMDFIMPSRGLIGFQTEFMTLTSGSGLLYHTYDSYGPHKGGQIGQRINGVLIANAAGKALTNALFNLQERGRLFIGHGVEVYEGMIIGIHSRDNDLTVNALKGKQLTNVRASGTDDAQVLTPPIKHTLEQALEFIDEDELVEVTPESIRIRKKFLTESDRKREARNAK; translated from the coding sequence ATGGCAACTCCACAGATTGATAAATTGAGAAACATCGCGATTATCGCGCACGTTGACCACGGTAAAACGACCCTAGTAGACAAGCTACTTCAGCAGTCTGGCACGCTAGAATCTCGCGGCGAAGTTGAAGAGCGCGTAATGGACTCGAACGACATCGAGAAAGAGCGTGGTATTACCATTCTGGCGAAAAACACTGCCATTAACTGGAACGACTACCGCATCAACATCGTAGATACTCCAGGACACGCGGATTTCGGTGGTGAAGTTGAGCGTATTATGTCGATGGTTGATTGTGTGCTACTTATTGTAGACGCGGTTGATGGCCCAATGCCTCAAACTCGCTTCGTTACGCAAAAAGCATTCGCTCACGGTCTTAAGCCAATCGTTGTAATCAACAAGATTGACCGCCCTGGTGCTCGCCCTGAGTGGGTTATGGACCAAGTATTCGATCTATTCGATAACCTAGGTGCGACTGATGAGCAGCTAGACTTCCAAGTGGTTTACGCTTCAGCACTAAACGGTTGGGCAACTCGCGAAGAAGGCGAAGAAGGCGAGAACATGGAACCACTGTTCCAAACTATCGTTGATGAAGTTGCTGCACCAGACGTTGACCTTGATGGCCCACTACAGATGCAAATCTCTCAGCTTGATTACAGCTCATACCTAGGTGTTATCGGTGTTGGTCGCGTAACTCGCGGCACTATCAAGCCAAACCAACAAGTTACTGTTGTTGGCGCTGATGGTAAGACGCGCAATGGTAAAGTAGGTACAGTTCAAGGTTACCTTGGCCTAGAGCGTCACGACGTTGACCAAGCAGCTGCGGGTGACATCATTGCTATCACAGGTCTTGGCGAGCTAAAAATCTCTGACACAGTATGTGCACAGGGTGATGTAGAAGCGCTACCACCATTGTCTGTTGATGAGCCAACAGTAACGATGACGTTCCAAGTAAACACGTCTCCATTCGCAGGTAAAGAAGGTAAGTACGTAACGTCACGTAACATCCTTGAGCGTCTAGAGAAAGAACTAGTACACAACGTTGCACTACGTGTTGAACAAACAGACGATCCAGACAAATTCCGCGTATCAGGCCGTGGTGAGCTTCACCTGTCTATCCTGATCGAAAACATGCGTCGCGAAGGTTTCGAGCTAGCAGTATCTCGTCCAGAAGTTATCATCAAAGAAGTTGATGGCCAGCTAATGGAACCGTTTGAAACGGTAACAATTGATGTTCTAGAAGAGCACCAAGGCGGCATCATGGAAAACATCGGTCTACGTAAAGGTGAACTGAAAGACATGGCACCAGATGGTAAAGGCCGTGTGCGTATGGACTTCATCATGCCATCTCGTGGTCTGATCGGTTTCCAAACTGAGTTCATGACTCTGACTTCTGGTTCTGGTCTTCTTTACCATACATACGACAGCTACGGTCCACACAAAGGTGGTCAAATCGGTCAACGTATTAACGGCGTACTGATTGCAAACGCTGCAGGTAAAGCACTAACTAACGCACTGTTTAACCTCCAAGAGCGCGGCCGTCTATTCATCGGTCACGGTGTTGAAGTTTACGAAGGTATGATCATCGGTATTCACAGCCGTGACAACGACCTAACAGTAAACGCACTGAAAGGTAAGCAGCTAACCAACGTTCGTGCATCTGGTACAGATGACGCTCAGGTTCTTACTCCACCAATCAAGCACACGCTTGAGCAAGCTCTAGAATTCATCGATGAAGACGAGCTAGTAGAAGTAACGCCTGAAAGCATCCGTATCCGTAAGAAGTTCCTAACGGAAAGTGATCGTAAGCGTGAAGCGCGTAACGCTAAGTAA
- the hslR gene encoding ribosome-associated heat shock protein Hsp15 translates to MGSNNTRNDQGDQAVRLDKWLWAARFYKTRSIARNMIDGGKVHYNGQRSKPSKVVEVGATVALRQGHEEKTVVIERISDQRRGAPEAQTLYSETSESVQKRESNAMQRKLHAHNPSPDRRPDKKQRRDIIKFKHQ, encoded by the coding sequence ATGGGTTCCAACAACACACGCAACGACCAAGGTGATCAAGCAGTACGTCTCGATAAATGGCTATGGGCAGCGCGTTTTTACAAGACACGCTCTATTGCTCGCAATATGATCGATGGCGGTAAAGTGCATTATAATGGTCAACGCAGCAAACCAAGTAAGGTTGTTGAAGTGGGAGCCACTGTTGCCTTGCGTCAAGGTCACGAAGAGAAAACTGTCGTGATCGAGCGTATCTCTGACCAACGTCGCGGCGCGCCTGAAGCGCAAACGCTATATAGCGAAACCTCGGAAAGTGTCCAAAAGCGTGAAAGCAATGCGATGCAACGTAAGCTACACGCCCACAACCCGAGCCCTGACCGACGCCCTGACAAAAAGCAGCGTCGCGATATTATTAAGTTTAAACACCAATAA
- the pckA gene encoding phosphoenolpyruvate carboxykinase (ATP), with protein MTVMEHTKAATLDLSRYGLVGVKEIVRNPSYDQLFEEETRPELEGYEKGTVTELGAVAVDTGIFTGRSPKDKYIVKDDSTRDTMWWSDQGKNDNKPISTEVWRDLKQLVTEELSGQRLFVIDGYCGANPDTRLSVRIITEVAWQAHFVKNMFIRPTEAELQNFEPDFVVMNGAKTTNPKWQEHGLNSENFVAFNLTERMQIIGGTWYGGEMKKGMFAMMNYLLPLQGIASMHCSANVGEAGDVAVFFGLSGTGKTTLSTDPKRQLIGDDEHGWDDDGIFNFEGGCYAKTIRLSKEAEPDIYNAIRRDALLENVTVRNDGSINFDDGSKTENTRVSYPIHHIDNIVKPVSKAGHAQKVIFLTADAFGVLPPVAKLTPEQTKYHFLSGFTAKLAGTERGITEPTPTFSAAFGAAFLTLHPTQYAEVLVKRMEAAGAEAYLVNTGWNGTGKRISIQDTRGIIDAILDGSIDEAETKQIPVFNLEVPLDLPGVDKEILDPRDTYVDPLQWESKAEDLAQRFINNFVQYTDNDEGKSLVAAGPQLD; from the coding sequence ATGACTGTTATGGAACATACAAAGGCTGCAACACTTGATCTTTCCAGATACGGACTTGTTGGCGTAAAAGAGATTGTTCGCAATCCCAGTTACGACCAGCTATTCGAGGAGGAGACTCGCCCAGAATTAGAAGGTTATGAAAAAGGCACAGTGACTGAATTAGGCGCTGTTGCTGTCGACACGGGTATCTTTACCGGGCGTTCGCCTAAAGACAAATACATTGTCAAAGACGACTCAACGCGCGATACCATGTGGTGGTCTGATCAAGGTAAGAATGACAATAAGCCAATTTCTACGGAAGTTTGGCGCGATCTAAAACAACTGGTAACAGAAGAACTTTCAGGCCAACGCCTGTTCGTTATCGATGGTTACTGTGGTGCTAACCCAGATACTCGCCTTAGCGTACGTATCATCACAGAAGTGGCTTGGCAGGCTCACTTTGTTAAAAATATGTTTATTCGCCCAACAGAAGCAGAGCTGCAAAACTTTGAACCAGACTTCGTGGTGATGAATGGTGCGAAGACAACCAATCCGAAGTGGCAAGAGCATGGTCTGAACTCTGAAAACTTCGTCGCGTTCAATTTAACCGAGCGCATGCAGATTATCGGCGGTACTTGGTACGGCGGTGAGATGAAAAAAGGTATGTTCGCAATGATGAACTACCTACTTCCTCTGCAAGGCATCGCATCAATGCACTGTTCTGCAAACGTTGGCGAAGCGGGCGATGTCGCAGTCTTCTTCGGCCTGTCAGGTACGGGAAAAACCACGCTTTCCACCGATCCAAAGCGTCAGCTGATTGGTGATGATGAACATGGTTGGGACGATGACGGTATCTTCAACTTTGAAGGTGGCTGTTATGCGAAGACCATTCGTCTATCTAAAGAAGCTGAGCCAGACATTTATAATGCGATTCGCCGTGACGCACTGCTTGAGAACGTGACGGTTCGCAATGACGGCTCTATCAACTTCGATGATGGTTCGAAAACAGAGAACACGCGTGTTTCGTACCCAATCCATCACATCGACAACATTGTTAAGCCAGTTTCAAAAGCAGGCCACGCACAAAAAGTCATCTTCCTAACCGCTGATGCGTTCGGTGTGTTGCCGCCGGTTGCGAAACTGACGCCTGAGCAAACTAAATACCACTTCCTATCAGGCTTTACCGCAAAACTTGCCGGTACAGAGCGTGGTATTACCGAGCCAACACCAACCTTCTCTGCCGCGTTTGGCGCAGCGTTCCTAACGCTACACCCAACTCAATATGCAGAAGTACTCGTCAAGCGTATGGAAGCCGCTGGTGCAGAAGCTTACCTTGTAAACACAGGTTGGAATGGCACAGGTAAACGTATCTCTATTCAAGATACACGCGGCATCATTGACGCTATCCTCGATGGCTCAATTGATGAGGCAGAAACCAAGCAGATCCCGGTATTCAATCTAGAAGTACCACTTGACCTACCGGGTGTTGATAAAGAGATCCTAGATCCACGCGATACTTACGTTGACCCACTACAGTGGGAAAGCAAAGCCGAAGATCTCGCGCAGCGCTTTATCAATAACTTTGTTCAATACACTGACAACGACGAAGGCAAATCACTGGTTGCGGCTGGTCCACAACTTGATTGA
- a CDS encoding AsmA family protein: protein MKKWLVIIVITLLLLFGASIALLWWLPIEHKTRLVNAFLEPYALSVERVDYTPPYKLQVEGLSSEDNDLYLPSATVWLNPGIIHDNQIIIDSVLIEGVQLNDQQRLRSLPVFNATFLEHIKFHQLALKHVDMDFEGWILRDASIQIASPRWQTPEQRLPYGDIQFQADQVYIEGEALNDALMNIVHQPDKTTVYGASFEWNNAKFSGQAELIDDYWSLINVTIHQLDIALEQQQIDELHFELLDNFKINHINSLDLISSQISTEIWQTENLNLSIEEIHLDQNIWQQEQGYFSFDADSISFKDFAFVAPKAKVVLTPNQFNIEEWDSDLWQGRLQVSGLWTPASLKLKKLHMSGVKLLDDTLEQSGLIKEKLSTFSNIAIDDLAISRSQIVQIETEPFWQASGINAKGKQLIVKQADQWGMWQGDLELSINSASYDDIITTQGIIETHVDKDEWRLNRLFIPLEQGYIDAKGFRKLSGNSLPWQLDFTIDGLPINTFQQFDWLPFEISGLLDMQGDLKGLSKTNEILRYSMDGHLDIGFRDATLIHYAEQGDDTQTKVQPFEMSRLYSTFHRGVIKFKTKELVGTHFDGEFSGEYDWVEPKDEPLWIKFNGECESWWLDVLSGDTRDFSDCDE, encoded by the coding sequence ATGAAGAAGTGGTTAGTCATTATCGTGATAACCCTGTTGTTACTCTTTGGTGCCAGCATCGCCCTGCTTTGGTGGTTGCCCATAGAGCATAAGACGCGCTTAGTGAATGCCTTTCTTGAACCCTATGCACTGAGTGTCGAACGTGTTGACTACACACCGCCCTACAAGTTGCAGGTTGAAGGTTTGTCTAGCGAGGATAATGACCTATATCTGCCTTCCGCGACGGTTTGGCTCAATCCCGGCATCATCCATGACAACCAAATTATTATCGACAGCGTGCTGATTGAAGGGGTACAGCTCAACGATCAACAACGTTTACGCTCGCTACCTGTGTTTAATGCCACTTTTCTTGAGCATATCAAGTTTCACCAGTTGGCATTGAAACATGTGGATATGGATTTTGAAGGATGGATTCTGCGTGATGCGAGTATTCAAATTGCTTCTCCTCGCTGGCAAACGCCCGAGCAGCGGCTGCCGTATGGCGACATTCAGTTTCAAGCCGATCAAGTGTATATAGAAGGCGAAGCGCTCAACGATGCACTGATGAATATCGTTCATCAACCTGATAAAACCACGGTTTACGGAGCCTCATTTGAGTGGAATAACGCCAAGTTTAGTGGCCAGGCAGAGTTAATTGATGACTATTGGTCACTGATCAATGTCACTATCCACCAGCTCGATATTGCCTTAGAGCAGCAGCAGATTGATGAGCTCCATTTTGAGCTACTCGATAATTTTAAAATCAATCATATTAATAGTTTAGATCTAATTAGTAGCCAGATATCTACCGAGATCTGGCAGACTGAAAATCTTAACCTTTCGATCGAAGAGATCCATTTAGATCAAAACATTTGGCAACAAGAACAGGGCTATTTCTCGTTTGATGCTGACTCTATCTCGTTTAAAGACTTTGCATTTGTGGCACCTAAAGCCAAGGTCGTTCTCACCCCGAATCAATTTAATATTGAAGAGTGGGACAGTGACTTGTGGCAGGGGCGTTTACAGGTATCAGGGCTTTGGACACCAGCAAGCCTAAAGCTCAAAAAGCTGCACATGTCAGGAGTCAAGCTACTTGATGACACCCTTGAACAGTCAGGGCTAATCAAAGAAAAGTTATCTACATTCAGTAATATAGCCATTGATGACTTAGCTATTTCTCGTAGTCAAATCGTGCAAATAGAAACAGAACCTTTTTGGCAAGCGTCTGGTATCAACGCCAAGGGTAAGCAGCTGATTGTGAAACAAGCTGATCAATGGGGAATGTGGCAAGGCGACCTTGAACTTTCTATCAACAGCGCGAGTTACGATGACATCATCACCACTCAGGGCATTATTGAAACGCATGTTGATAAAGATGAATGGCGACTCAACCGACTGTTTATTCCTTTAGAGCAAGGCTACATTGATGCCAAAGGCTTCAGAAAGCTCTCTGGTAACAGCCTACCTTGGCAATTAGATTTCACGATTGATGGCTTGCCTATTAATACCTTTCAACAGTTTGACTGGCTACCTTTTGAGATCAGTGGCCTGTTAGATATGCAAGGCGATCTCAAAGGTTTGAGTAAAACTAATGAGATACTGCGCTACTCAATGGATGGGCATCTCGATATTGGTTTTCGTGATGCCACCTTGATTCATTATGCAGAGCAAGGCGACGATACTCAAACAAAGGTTCAGCCGTTTGAAATGTCGCGCTTATACAGCACCTTTCATCGCGGGGTGATTAAATTTAAAACGAAAGAGTTAGTAGGCACTCACTTTGATGGTGAGTTCAGCGGCGAGTATGACTGGGTTGAGCCTAAAGATGAGCCGTTGTGGATTAAGTTTAATGGCGAATGTGAGAGTTGGTGGTTGGATGTGTTGAGTGGTGATACTCGGGACTTTAGTGACTGTGATGAATAA
- a CDS encoding virulence factor BrkB family protein produces the protein MKNYLSPKLEGRLLLVYYFLHYLGRRMNHDRVNVNAGYLAYITLLSIVPMLTVLLSILSSFAIFSGAGEAIQDFVITHFVPAAGQAVKGALAEFVANTGKMTAVGGAALFIAAMMLISNIDKNLNYIWRVKKKRRAIISFSMYWMILTLGPILVGASLAATSYITSLTILSHEVASGAYNLLLRWLPFILSTSAFVVLYLVVPNKKVRFHHAVIGGMVAALLFELSKKAFAAYITQFPSYQLIYGALAAIPILFVWVYLCWMIVLLGAEVTAALGEREHWRDDSHVVNSSQQKSVKQQKSLEVDSDSPDPESK, from the coding sequence ATGAAGAACTACTTAAGCCCGAAGCTTGAAGGGCGGTTGTTACTGGTTTACTACTTTCTGCACTATCTCGGCAGGCGAATGAACCATGATAGAGTGAATGTGAATGCGGGTTATCTTGCCTATATCACGCTGCTCTCTATCGTGCCGATGCTGACGGTGCTGCTTTCTATTCTCTCCTCGTTTGCGATCTTCTCAGGAGCTGGTGAAGCGATTCAAGATTTTGTGATTACTCACTTTGTGCCTGCGGCAGGTCAAGCCGTGAAGGGTGCGCTCGCAGAGTTTGTCGCGAATACGGGTAAGATGACCGCCGTCGGTGGTGCCGCTCTGTTTATTGCTGCCATGATGCTAATTTCAAATATCGACAAGAACCTCAATTACATCTGGCGAGTAAAGAAAAAGCGCCGTGCGATCATCTCATTTTCAATGTACTGGATGATCTTAACGCTCGGACCGATTCTCGTCGGGGCAAGTTTAGCAGCCACCTCCTACATCACCTCACTCACCATATTAAGTCATGAAGTGGCGTCAGGGGCTTATAACCTGTTGTTACGTTGGTTGCCTTTCATTCTCTCAACGTCTGCTTTTGTAGTGCTGTATCTTGTCGTACCGAACAAAAAGGTGCGTTTTCACCATGCAGTCATTGGCGGTATGGTTGCAGCGCTGCTGTTCGAGCTCAGTAAAAAGGCGTTTGCGGCATACATTACTCAGTTTCCCTCCTATCAGCTCATCTATGGTGCATTGGCGGCGATACCTATTTTATTTGTGTGGGTATATCTGTGTTGGATGATTGTGCTGCTCGGCGCAGAGGTGACGGCTGCACTGGGTGAGAGAGAACACTGGAGAGATGACTCTCACGTGGTAAACTCTTCGCAACAAAAAAGTGTTAAACAACAGAAGAGCTTAGAGGTAGACAGTGATAGCCCTGATCCAGAGAGTAAGTGA